A window from Tenacibaculum singaporense encodes these proteins:
- a CDS encoding ABC transporter permease encodes MKFLFDSDTWQEIYGSIRKNKLRTGITIVGVLWGIFILVVLLGAARGMENNFKRIFGDFATNSVFMWTQRTDMPFKGFQKGRRFNLTFKDIEVLEKEYANEIKLLAPRNQTNGTVVKDFKSGDFQVSGDYPVLDRVQKKDLIYGRFLNQNDIKNNSKVCVISEDMYKQLFDKMEMPIGQYVKISNVNYKVVGVYKPSNTIDIDGDTAYIPFTTFQKVYNTSNKVDWMMITANEGVDIKQMEKDILLTLKNLHKVHPEDKRAFGSVNLGDQIDKLMGFLTGMQFLTWFVGIATLIAGVFAIGNILLITVKERTKEIGIRRALGATPRSIRRQIVLESVFLTTVAGMLGIIFGGFVLFLLDRLVGSGDDPTLVNPTVNIPIVMLAFLILVILGTLIGLIPAYMATVVKPIEALREE; translated from the coding sequence ATGAAGTTTTTATTTGATTCAGACACTTGGCAAGAAATTTACGGAAGTATTCGTAAAAATAAATTAAGAACGGGTATTACCATTGTAGGTGTACTATGGGGAATTTTCATATTGGTTGTCTTATTAGGAGCTGCTCGTGGTATGGAAAATAACTTTAAAAGAATTTTTGGAGACTTTGCTACCAATAGTGTTTTTATGTGGACGCAGAGAACTGATATGCCTTTTAAAGGATTTCAAAAAGGAAGAAGATTTAATTTAACATTTAAAGATATTGAGGTTCTTGAAAAAGAATACGCCAATGAAATAAAACTATTAGCGCCTAGAAATCAAACTAATGGTACTGTTGTTAAAGATTTTAAATCAGGAGATTTTCAAGTAAGTGGAGATTATCCAGTTTTAGATCGTGTACAAAAGAAAGATTTAATCTATGGAAGATTTCTTAATCAAAATGACATAAAGAATAATTCAAAAGTTTGTGTTATTTCTGAAGATATGTACAAACAACTGTTTGATAAAATGGAAATGCCTATTGGGCAGTATGTGAAGATTAGTAACGTAAACTATAAGGTTGTAGGAGTTTATAAACCTTCAAATACGATAGATATTGACGGAGATACAGCTTATATTCCATTTACTACCTTCCAAAAAGTATACAACACTTCAAATAAGGTAGACTGGATGATGATTACTGCTAATGAAGGAGTAGATATCAAGCAGATGGAAAAAGATATTCTATTAACCTTAAAAAACTTACATAAAGTACATCCGGAGGATAAAAGAGCTTTTGGTAGTGTAAACCTAGGAGATCAGATAGATAAGTTAATGGGCTTTTTAACAGGAATGCAGTTTTTAACATGGTTTGTAGGAATTGCAACCTTAATAGCGGGAGTTTTTGCCATTGGTAATATCTTGTTAATTACCGTAAAAGAGCGTACTAAAGAAATTGGAATTAGAAGAGCTTTAGGGGCAACCCCAAGAAGTATAAGAAGACAAATAGTATTAGAATCTGTTTTCTTAACCACAGTAGCAGGAATGTTAGGAATTATTTTTGGAGGATTTGTATTATTTCTACTAGACCGTTTAGTTGGTAGTGGAGACGATCCAACCCTAGTAAATCCAACCGTA
- a CDS encoding ABC transporter permease: MFDLDRWREIFQSIGKNKLRSVLSGFTVAFAILLFTLLFGIVSGLQNQFKTAFVDDATNAMFVRVWKTSKPYKGLQTGRRIQLKNKDFDYVKEEYENKIQHLTARIYKSVNITYKKNQNNYQLRAVHPDHQFLEKTIIDEGRYINDLDLKDKSKVIVIGRLVKQDLFGEKPALGKRVNVDGISYKVVGIFSDKGGDNEERLTYMPVTTAQKLYGNNDYISQINIGYDPKLNLDQAITFGNRLERDLRKKLDIHPDDQSALSVRNMAEANKGINQFMFALYFIVIFVGSGTLIAGIIGISNIMIFVIKERTKEFGIRKALGAKPSSIIGMVIQESILITTIAGYLGLSLGTYILSAIGDSLEKYFIKDPSVSPGIVIGATIILILSGLIAGYLPAKKAAQIKPIVALRAD, translated from the coding sequence ATGTTTGATTTAGATCGTTGGAGAGAAATATTTCAAAGTATTGGTAAAAATAAGTTGCGTTCGGTTTTATCAGGATTCACAGTAGCCTTTGCCATTTTACTATTTACACTATTATTCGGAATTGTATCAGGATTACAAAATCAGTTTAAAACAGCTTTTGTAGACGATGCAACCAATGCTATGTTTGTAAGAGTATGGAAAACATCAAAACCTTATAAAGGGTTACAAACAGGAAGAAGAATTCAGCTAAAAAATAAAGATTTTGACTACGTAAAAGAAGAGTACGAAAACAAAATTCAACACTTAACAGCAAGAATATATAAGAGTGTAAATATTACTTATAAGAAGAATCAAAATAATTATCAATTAAGAGCAGTTCATCCAGATCATCAGTTTTTAGAAAAAACAATTATTGATGAAGGAAGGTATATTAACGACTTAGACTTAAAAGACAAATCTAAAGTAATTGTAATTGGTAGACTTGTAAAGCAAGACTTATTTGGAGAAAAACCAGCTTTAGGAAAAAGGGTAAACGTTGATGGAATTTCATATAAAGTAGTCGGAATATTTTCTGATAAAGGAGGAGATAATGAAGAACGATTAACCTACATGCCCGTAACAACGGCACAAAAATTATATGGAAATAACGATTACATCAGTCAAATTAATATAGGTTATGATCCAAAATTAAATCTTGATCAAGCCATTACTTTTGGTAATAGACTAGAAAGAGATTTACGTAAAAAGTTAGACATTCATCCTGATGACCAAAGTGCTTTATCGGTAAGAAATATGGCGGAAGCAAACAAAGGAATCAACCAATTTATGTTTGCATTGTATTTCATTGTCATATTTGTAGGTTCAGGAACTTTAATTGCAGGAATTATTGGTATTAGTAACATTATGATTTTTGTTATTAAGGAACGTACCAAAGAATTCGGAATTCGTAAGGCATTAGGAGCAAAACCATCTTCAATTATTGGTATGGTAATTCAAGAATCTATTTTAATAACCACAATAGCAGGGTACTTAGGTTTAAGTTTAGGAACCTATATTTTAAGTGCTATTGGAGATAGTTTAGAAAAATACTTTATAAAAGATCCAAGTGTAAGTCCAGGAATTGTAATAGGAGCTACCATTATTTTAATCTTATCAGGGTTAATTGCAGGGTATTTACCAGCAAAAAAGGCAGCACAAATTAAACCAATTGTAGCACTAAGAGCAGACTAA